The following is a genomic window from Dehalogenimonas sp. 4OHTPN.
ATGATGAAGAGGTAAAGGTTAAGCCCCGTGCTGGCCGCGGCGTGGGTATCGTCGAAGCGCCGCGCGGCATGCTCATCCATGACTACACTTATAACGACGCCGGCGAGATTGTCTCGGCTAACTGCATCATCCCTACCGGCCAGAATCACGCCTCTATCCAGCATGATTTCGACGCTTTGGCCCCGGCAATTCTGGACAAGCCGGTAGATGAAATCAGACACACCCTGGAAATGCTGGTGCGGGCATACGACCCCTGCATCTCCTGCTCGGTGCATTAAAGCAGAATTGCCTTGTGGATAATGACAGGCGCCTCTCAAAGAGGCGCCTGTTTGGTAATCGAATAAAATACAACCCCTGTGCGGCCAGGCTAAATCCGGTTTGCCGACCCCGGCGCATACTCGGTGGAGATCACGGCAACGAACCTCCCGTCGGCCAGCCGCTCAGAGGAATCACTTTATAAACGCTCATCTTAGGGCGGTCCAGCAGTAAGCCAGCGGCATCTTCCAGGATTTGCTTCTGCACCTGCGAAGCTTTCCAGGCTTTCCAATGGTCCAGGCTTTCCCAGTTGAACTCCATGACGATGATCGAGCCCCCTTCGTCGCTTTCGAGACTCTCCATACCCTTGAAACCTTGAAAAGTCATGGCGAAAGATCGGAGTTTTTGCAGTACAGGTTGAATATCGCTGTCCGGCTTTTTATGGAACCCTATCATCACTTTAATCATACAGCCTCCGGAGGCTACCGGAAAGAAAGATTTAAACCCACCAAATACCTGATGAGATTATACCCCTTACGTCAATATACCGTTGGAAAAATGGGTGAATATCGAGGGCGCCTGGGCGTTGTTGAAAGATAGTACTGTGAGGGAGGACCGGAAGAAGAGGAAACCGCCCGGAGCGGTGATTAGGTCAAAGAGTGCTAAAGACTGACGGCTGGAATTTCTTCGGCATCCATGGAGCGGGAAAAGTTCTCCGGCAGCCGTATTTGCGTGCTGTCCTCCAAGGCTAGCTTGTCCAATTCAAGCTGCACCGGCACTGGATAATCACCGGTGAAGCAAGCAAGGCAGAAGTTTTCCTTAGGTGCGCCCACGGCGCGGATTAATCCCTCCACCGACAGGTAACCCAGCGAGTCCGCACCGATATAATTCTTGATATCCGGAACGGTCATCCGGGCGGCGATGAGTTCACGCCTGGTGGCCATATCCACGCCGAAGAAACAGGGGTGGCGGATGGGTGGGGCGCAGACGCGCATATGGACTTCTTTGGCTCCAGCCTTACGCAGGAGTTTGATGACCTGCGGGGTTGTGGTACCCCGGACGATCGAGTCGTCCACCAGTACCACCCGCTTGTCTTCCAGCACCGATTGGAGAGGATTGAATTTAAGTTTGACCCCAAGGTCGCGGATGCGCTGGGTCGGTTCGATGAATGTCCGGCCCATATAGCGGTTCTTGATGAGACCTTCAGCCGGCGGGATGCCGCTTGCCAGGGCATAGCCGGCGCCGGCGGCAGTGGCGGAGTCCGGCACGCCCACCACCAGGTCAGCTTCCACCGGGTGTTCTTTGGCGAGCTCCGCGCCCATTGCCTGGCGGGCGGTATAGAGCAGCCGGTTATTCATGATGCTGTCCGGCCGGGCAAAATAGATATATTCAAAAATACAGAGCGCGCGGCGTCCGGAATCTTCCTTGTAACTTTCAACGCCGTTGGGATCGATGCGGACGATCTCTCCCGGCTCTATCTCCCGGACGAAGTCGGCGCCGATATGTCCCAGGGCGCAGGTTTCTGAGGCGACTACCCAGCCGGAATCGCCGAGTTTACCCAGGCACAGCGGCCGGACGCCCAGCGGGTCTCGGAAAGCGTACAAGGTTTCCCTGGTCAGCATCGTTATGGAATAAGCGCCTTGCAGCCTGCCCATCGCGTAACGAATCCGCTCTTCCATGTCGTAAAACGGAGCCGAAGATATAAGATTGGCTATGACCTCGGAATCGGTGCTGCCTTTGAAGGTGTAGCCAAGATCTTCAAGTTCCCGGCGC
Proteins encoded in this region:
- a CDS encoding antibiotic biosynthesis monooxygenase codes for the protein MIKVMIGFHKKPDSDIQPVLQKLRSFAMTFQGFKGMESLESDEGGSIIVMEFNWESLDHWKAWKASQVQKQILEDAAGLLLDRPKMSVYKVIPLSGWPTGGSLP
- the purF gene encoding amidophosphoribosyltransferase, which translates into the protein MTGLFNRLTDTPREECGVFGIYAPAEEVSRISFFALFALQHRGQESAGIATADGYTIRSYSRMGLVSQVFSESALSQLTGHMAIGHNRYSTSGSSISCNAQPVVVGEGERQIALAHNGNITNALALRRELEDLGYTFKGSTDSEVIANLISSAPFYDMEERIRYAMGRLQGAYSITMLTRETLYAFRDPLGVRPLCLGKLGDSGWVVASETCALGHIGADFVREIEPGEIVRIDPNGVESYKEDSGRRALCIFEYIYFARPDSIMNNRLLYTARQAMGAELAKEHPVEADLVVGVPDSATAAGAGYALASGIPPAEGLIKNRYMGRTFIEPTQRIRDLGVKLKFNPLQSVLEDKRVVLVDDSIVRGTTTPQVIKLLRKAGAKEVHMRVCAPPIRHPCFFGVDMATRRELIAARMTVPDIKNYIGADSLGYLSVEGLIRAVGAPKENFCLACFTGDYPVPVQLELDKLALEDSTQIRLPENFSRSMDAEEIPAVSL